TGCCAGAGCTTATATAGATCTATGCATCCATTATTCATTTTTTTGGAGTAAGTAAGCAAAAGTTAAACCGCAAACCTGTATTGTCTAGAGCTACGTTGTGCTTTTGCTCTGCTTTTTGTGCCTCTGTTCACATCAACTGTTTAGATTATCTTCTCACAAAAGATTTTGTCTGTCCGTTGAAAATCTTGTCAATAAGAAATAATGATCTTTTACTCATTTTCTGCTATACTGTTGGACATGTGGGAGGATATTATATGAGAGCTAAAGATGTGGTTCGTTTAATGCAGTACTACCGGCATGATTTAATGAATCATTTACAAATTATTTACGGTTATGCTTCTATGGGCAACGTAAAAAAAGTAGAAGAAAAAACAGCTGATGTGATTCAGAATTATCACCTAGAACGAAAATTAATGCAATTACAAGCGACGGAATTCTGTTTATGGGTGATGGAGAATGCATATATGTATGTGGATATAAAATTAGATTATGATATACATACAGAAGGAAAGCAGATAGAAAGTATAGATCAGGAGTTAACCAAACAATGCAAGCAGATAGTTACATTTGTAAGGGAAATCAAAAAAACAGACGAATTCATAACGATTAATTTAGAAATAAAGCAAGAAGAGCTTCATTCGATGGAAATCCTGTTTACAGTAAATGGATTAAACAATCAGCAACAGTTGCAACGGATGCTGCATACAATGGAAGCTCATTTTCCTTTGACTGTAAGTGGAGAAAGCGACGCTGTCGTATGCTCCTTTTTTGTACCATGTAATTGAAAAGAGGTGAGGATATGTTTGTAGATCAAGTAAGTGTCTATGTGAAAGCTGGAGATGGAGGAAATGGTCTTGTCGCATATCGTCGGGAAAAGTATGTCCCTAAAGGAGGCCCAGCTGGAGGCGATGGTGGAAATGGAGCGGATGTTATTTTTAAAGTTGATGAAGGACTTAACACATTAATGGATTTTCGCTATAATCGCCATTTTAAAGGAAAACGCGGCGAAAACGGAATGAGTAAAAATCAACATGGAAAAAACGCAACACCATTAGTTGTTCCCGTCCCACCAGGAACAACCGTCACTGATGAAAACACTGGAGAATTAATTGCAGATTTGACTACTCATAATCAAGAAGCCGTCATAGCAAAAGGTGGACGAGGCGGCAGAGGGAACACTCGCTTTGCAACGCCTAGAAACCCTGCACCAGATATAGCCGAGAATGGAGAACCTGGACAGGAACGACAAATTAAGGTAGAGCTGAAATTAATTGCCGATGTTGGCTTAATCGGGTTTCCAAGTGTGGGGAAATCTACCTTTTTATCCGTTGTCAGTGCGGCAAGACCCAAAATTGCTGATTACCATTTTACAACACTGGCTCCAAATTTAGGTGTAGTAGATACAAATGATCAAAGAAGCTTTGTTATGGCTGACCTTCCAGGTTTAATTGAAGGTGCACATGAAGGGGTTGGCTTAGGATACCAATTCTTACGTCATGTAGAAAGAACGAGAGTGCTTGTTCATGTCATTGACATGGCTGCAACAGAAGGTCGAGATCCTTATGAAGACTTCGTTAAAATCAACCAAGAATTAGTACAGTATGATCCTAAGTTAAAAAAACGCCCGCAGTTAATTGCAGCTAACAAAATGGATATGCCAGGTTCTGAGGAAAATCTTGAGCGATTTAAGCAAAAGATGGAAAATAAATTCCCTGTTTATAGAATATCGGCGCTTACAAAAGAAGGTGTGCGAGATATTTTATTTGCAATTGCTGATAAATTAGAGGAGATTCCTAAAGAGACTATGGACGAAGATGGGGTTGCTCCTAAAGAAGAAAAGGTCATATACCGTTATCATAAAGAAGAAGATCCATTTGTGATTACAAGAGATGATGATGGAGCCTATGTTTTATCAGGTCAAAAAATAGAGAAATTATTTAAAATGACTGATTTTAATCATGATCAAGCAGTACAGCGATTTGCTAGACAGCTCAGAAAAATGGGCGTAGATGATGCATTAAGAAAACGTGGCGCGGAGGATGGAGATACCGTTCGCTTATTGGAATTTGAGTTTGAATTTATGGACTAACTGCTTATGAATGGACAGGTTGCTTTTAATTCCGAATGTAAGGTGCTGTAAACTCCCACTTCAAGAGTCGTAGGCGATACAAAGAAGTGGGAGATAGGGGGTCCTCTATTCTCGCTACGATCGAGTCGCCAAGATGTGGATACGGGAGGCGACTTGCTAATTTTCAAGGACAAGAATAACTTAGTCAGGGACTTATCGTATGTAGGTTTTTTCTTTTTTATTGTATAGGAAACTTAAAAATGAGGTGCTTATGGGTAACGAAATAACCGAATAGCCACGTCCGGCGCAAGCGCCCAGCAGATTCGACTTTATAAATACGCCCTCCGATAAGGCCTCATCAGTTCGTCGCAAAGAGGAAGGCCGACTAAAAATGGGCTTTTCGCCTAGACGTCGGCATACCTCTGTTTTAGTGGCATGATTCCTTTATCCCGGATATAAGGTGCTGTAACTCCCACTTCAAGAATGGAAGCGGTAAGTTAAATAAGTCGAAGTGGGAGGTAACAGCACCTAAATCCCCGATTCATTCAACTAACAATCAGCGGGGATGGAAGAACCCCTCCCCCCGCTGATTGAAGGTTCACTTTATCTTTAGTTGGTTCGTTCCATTCGCTACGTTGCTAAACGGGCGTCCCGCGACTTTGTCAAGGTATTTAAGGTTTTAGTTGTTGTTTTAGAATGGAGGATTAACTCCTTTTAAGTGGTGTTAACCTAAGCTTTATAGCAAACTTTGATAGTAGCAATTTAGGCAAAAGAAAATAAGGGGGATATAGTAGTGACAGCGACAATTGGCTATTTAGGGCCAAAAGGAACTTTTACAAAATTAGCAGTAGACAAGACGTTTAACGGTGAAGCAAAACATAGTTTTTCAACCATACCAGCATGTATTGATGCAGTGAACAAAGATGAAATTGATATCGGTGTCGTTCCTTTGGAAAATGCCATTGAAGGAACAGTTCAATTGACAGTTGATTATTTAGTACATCAAGTACGCCTTCCAATTGTGGCAGAAATTGTTGTGCCTATACAACAACATTTGTTAGTACATCCTAACTTCAAGGGAGAATTATCCGACATCAAGGAAATTCATTCTCATAGTCATGCCATTGCGCAATGTCATCAATATATTCATCAGTACTTACCGAATGCAACCATTCACTTCACGTCCTCCACTGGTAAAGCTGCGGAACTGATCAGTAAACGGGATGAACCAGTGGCGGTGATCGGCAATCAATTAGCAGCTAACATCTATCATTTGAATACATTGCAGAATAACATTCATGATTTTCCGAATAATCACACGAGGTTCATTGTGCTAAGTAAGCAAAAAGAAATGGTCAAGATTAAACATCCTATTCAATCGGAAAAAACAACGCTATTAATTACGCTTCCGAGTGATTTTGCTGGCGCTTTACATCAAGTATTATCTGCTTTTGCCTGGAGAAAAATGAATTTATCTAAAATTGAATCACGCCCGATGAAAACGGGATTAGGGAATTATTTCTTTATCATTGATGTCAATCAACCTTATGATGATGTGCTTTTTCCAGGTGTGAAAGGAGAATTAGAAGCTTTAGGTTGTCAAGTTACAGTTTTAGGGACGTATCCAGTGTATCAATTAGATAAACTGTGAGCTGCAAAATTCGTTCTGTAATATCAGCCTGTAACGGAAGACCTATCCTTCTATCTTAGGAAGGAACCGGAAGAGGAGCTTGAAGCAATCAACTTCAAGCAACTGTGTACAATCAGTGTGGAATAAAGTAAGCTCCACTGATTAAAACTTTCCATTATGAAGCTTCAAAATTGTCTATGCCATTCTTTAGTTGCTTTTTCCGTTCTTAAAATTAATCAACATTTAAACTTTCCTTGCATATGTTGATATAGAGTATTAGCCCAGATATGACAAGAGAGGAGTTTGATGAATTTGAAGATACACATTGTACAAAAAGGCGATACGATGTGGGAAATAGCGCAGCAGTATGGCGTAGATTTTGAAGAATTAAAGCAACTTAATAATCAAATTTCAAGTCCAGATATGATTATGCCTGGGATGAAAATAAAAATCCCGGGTAATTCTAAATCTGTAAAGCAGCAAGCGCATAAGAAAGAAACGCAGAAACCAAAAGAACAGCCGTATAAGGACATGACGACAAAACCAATGCCAGCTATCAAGGAAGATGATAAAGAAAAGCCTAAAATGGTGAAACCAGAAATGCCGCCTATGCCATCTATGCCATCTATGCCACCAATGCCTGCTCAACCAATGATGCAAATGCCGATTATGGAACAGGAATTTCAAAATTATACAACCATCAACTTTCCACAAATGCCGGCACAGCCAAAAGAGGAACCAAAACCTGTAAAAAAAGAAAAGCCAAAAGAGGAGCCGAAGCAAGTTAAACCTAAAAAGCAGCCCATGCCTCAGCCAATGCCCATGCCTCAGCCACAAGTACCTATGGTGCCGCTATGTTGTTACGTGATGGATCCATGCTACCCGCAAATTCCATTTCAAACGATGGGGCCGAATCCTTGGGCTTGTCATGGTATGGCAATGCAGCCCATGCCATACCATCATGGACATTATGCCAATATGATGGGGAATGATGGTACGATGCCATATATGGGATACGAAAACATGCCACAAATGCAAGGAAACATGATGAATGATCCGAATAATGCTGCTTGGAATGGACAGATGCCACCATGGAGCATGCAAGGCATGAATCGTGACGAGGAGGCAGAAGAAAGAACGGAACAGCATACATCAGCTGCCCCATTGTACCCGCCATTTCAGCATAAAGTGAACCAAATGCCATTTCCGATGCCACCTGGCTATTCAACAGCTCCTAGGATGCAGCAAGAAAATAATGATGAGCAAGGTGAATAATTGTTAAAAGGGACGAAATTTCCATCGTCTCTTTTTTGTTCGTAAAAAACTGGCGGTTAGATAAAGGTACTTTTATGCTAATATTGCCACTGATACTTCCTGTGGAGTAAAAGCATTTTCCAAATTTGTTACATTTTTTGGGGTTTTTTGAAAACATTCATAAGAGCCAAACCGATTCCATTCAACAAGCTTCTTCAATAATAATTTTTGTTCGGCAAGGGTAAGGATAATTTTCAAACAGGTGATATTAATGGTATGATAATTAACAAAGTAAGTATGTATGTGAAAAACAGAACGTGCTTATAACCATCCGAAATGCTGTTTTAACAAATTTAAAAAAGGAAACAGATTAGCAGAGACCCAATAGCTACCAAGGAATAAAAGGAGTGATCAGTTTGTTGCAAAAAGAAGTAGAGAGCATTGTCAGTTGGTTACAAATGCAAGTCGAGAAAACAGGGGTTGAAGGATTAGTAGTAGGTATAAGTGGAGGCATTGATTCAGCCGTTGTAGCTGCATTAATCAAAAAAGCCTGTCCAGAAAATTCTTTAGGGGTAATCATGCCTATTCATACAAGTGAAGGTTCCTTGAAGGATGCAGAAGCAGTTGTTCAAGCCTGTGGCATTGATCATATAACGATTGACCTGACTGAGACGAGAGATAATATGTATAACGTGATTCAATCCAAATTAGAAACAAATCATATGTATCAAGAGAAGAATGAGCAAATGGCCAAAGCTAATTTAAGTGCAAGACTACGAATGAGTACCTTATACACGATTGCTACAAATCATAATTACCTCGTTGTTGGTACAGATAATGCTGCGGAGTGGTATACAGGATATTTCACTAAGTATGGAGATGGCGGTGTAGATATTCTTCCTATTGTTGAATTTACAAAAGGAGAAGTGAAGGAATTAGCCGCTTATTTAAACATTCCTTCTTCTGTTTTAAATAAGCAGCCTAGTGCAGA
This genomic interval from Virgibacillus pantothenticus contains the following:
- a CDS encoding Spo0B domain-containing protein, producing MRAKDVVRLMQYYRHDLMNHLQIIYGYASMGNVKKVEEKTADVIQNYHLERKLMQLQATEFCLWVMENAYMYVDIKLDYDIHTEGKQIESIDQELTKQCKQIVTFVREIKKTDEFITINLEIKQEELHSMEILFTVNGLNNQQQLQRMLHTMEAHFPLTVSGESDAVVCSFFVPCN
- the obgE gene encoding GTPase ObgE, yielding MFVDQVSVYVKAGDGGNGLVAYRREKYVPKGGPAGGDGGNGADVIFKVDEGLNTLMDFRYNRHFKGKRGENGMSKNQHGKNATPLVVPVPPGTTVTDENTGELIADLTTHNQEAVIAKGGRGGRGNTRFATPRNPAPDIAENGEPGQERQIKVELKLIADVGLIGFPSVGKSTFLSVVSAARPKIADYHFTTLAPNLGVVDTNDQRSFVMADLPGLIEGAHEGVGLGYQFLRHVERTRVLVHVIDMAATEGRDPYEDFVKINQELVQYDPKLKKRPQLIAANKMDMPGSEENLERFKQKMENKFPVYRISALTKEGVRDILFAIADKLEEIPKETMDEDGVAPKEEKVIYRYHKEEDPFVITRDDDGAYVLSGQKIEKLFKMTDFNHDQAVQRFARQLRKMGVDDALRKRGAEDGDTVRLLEFEFEFMD
- the pheA gene encoding prephenate dehydratase — translated: MTATIGYLGPKGTFTKLAVDKTFNGEAKHSFSTIPACIDAVNKDEIDIGVVPLENAIEGTVQLTVDYLVHQVRLPIVAEIVVPIQQHLLVHPNFKGELSDIKEIHSHSHAIAQCHQYIHQYLPNATIHFTSSTGKAAELISKRDEPVAVIGNQLAANIYHLNTLQNNIHDFPNNHTRFIVLSKQKEMVKIKHPIQSEKTTLLITLPSDFAGALHQVLSAFAWRKMNLSKIESRPMKTGLGNYFFIIDVNQPYDDVLFPGVKGELEALGCQVTVLGTYPVYQLDKL
- the nadE gene encoding NAD(+) synthase; the encoded protein is MQKEVESIVSWLQMQVEKTGVEGLVVGISGGIDSAVVAALIKKACPENSLGVIMPIHTSEGSLKDAEAVVQACGIDHITIDLTETRDNMYNVIQSKLETNHMYQEKNEQMAKANLSARLRMSTLYTIATNHNYLVVGTDNAAEWYTGYFTKYGDGGVDILPIVEFTKGEVKELAAYLNIPSSVLNKQPSADLWEGQSDEKEMGIRYATIDAYLKGEDVPKAEREKIEMMHRRTAHKRETLPSFSRKK